A window of the Tunturibacter empetritectus genome harbors these coding sequences:
- a CDS encoding TIM barrel protein yields the protein MGNNGAGVAERDAQRVYSALDGFRIEVPSWGFANTGTRFGKFIQGGAATTIEEKFSDAAQVNALTGASPTVALHVLWDLPHGRADVPAIQALEKKYGMKSGSINPNLFQSAEYKYGSIANPSAEVRGMALKHLLDSVAIGQALGSKDVSLWIADGSNYPGTQSIRKRIGWMEEVLGATHAALGEGQRMLVEYKPFEPAFYHTDIADWGMALELVRRCGPKAKVLVDTGHHAQATNIEQIVTWLLHVKELGGFHFNDRKYADDDLTLGSIDPYQVFRIFHEILSAEEKERADVAFMIDQSHNLKGKVEAMVQTVAMAQELYAKAALIDQAKLAELQQECRLVEAEECFRSSFWQDVRPIVREWRVARGLPAEPLKALAESGYVEKITRERESRNARSVSTYA from the coding sequence ATGGGAAACAACGGTGCTGGAGTGGCAGAGCGGGACGCACAGAGGGTGTACAGCGCGTTGGATGGTTTTCGGATCGAGGTTCCGTCGTGGGGATTTGCGAATACCGGGACGCGGTTCGGGAAGTTTATTCAGGGTGGCGCGGCGACGACGATTGAAGAGAAGTTCAGCGATGCGGCGCAGGTGAATGCGTTGACGGGCGCGAGCCCGACGGTGGCGCTGCACGTGCTGTGGGATTTGCCGCATGGGAGGGCGGATGTTCCTGCGATTCAGGCGCTCGAGAAGAAGTATGGGATGAAGTCTGGGTCGATCAATCCGAATCTCTTTCAGAGTGCGGAGTACAAGTATGGATCGATTGCGAATCCCAGCGCGGAGGTTCGCGGGATGGCGTTGAAGCATCTTCTGGATTCGGTGGCGATTGGGCAGGCGCTGGGGTCGAAGGATGTTTCGCTGTGGATTGCGGATGGATCGAACTATCCGGGGACGCAGAGTATTCGCAAGCGGATTGGATGGATGGAAGAGGTGCTGGGTGCGACCCATGCTGCTCTCGGAGAGGGGCAGCGGATGCTGGTCGAGTACAAGCCGTTTGAGCCGGCTTTTTATCACACCGACATTGCGGACTGGGGGATGGCTCTGGAGTTGGTGCGGCGCTGCGGGCCGAAGGCGAAGGTGCTGGTGGATACGGGGCATCATGCGCAGGCGACGAATATTGAACAGATCGTGACGTGGTTGCTGCATGTGAAGGAGCTGGGTGGATTTCATTTCAACGACAGGAAGTACGCCGATGACGACCTGACGCTGGGGTCGATTGATCCTTACCAGGTGTTTCGAATCTTCCATGAGATTTTGAGTGCGGAGGAGAAGGAACGCGCGGATGTTGCCTTCATGATCGACCAGAGCCATAACCTGAAGGGCAAGGTGGAGGCGATGGTGCAGACGGTAGCGATGGCGCAAGAGCTGTATGCGAAGGCTGCGCTGATCGACCAAGCGAAGCTGGCGGAGTTGCAGCAGGAGTGCCGGCTGGTGGAGGCGGAGGAGTGCTTCCGGAGTAGCTTCTGGCAGGACGTGCGGCCGATCGTGAGGGAGTGGAGGGTTGCGCGCGGGCTGCCGGCGGAGCCTCTGAAGGCGCTGGCGGAGAGTGGGTATGTGGAGAAGATCACGCGGGAGCGAGAGAGCAGGAACGCTCGCAGCGTCTCGACTTACGCTTAG
- a CDS encoding bifunctional rhamnulose-1-phosphate aldolase/short-chain dehydrogenase, giving the protein MTAQSGLKFLEDRWDEAVAAKLDAPELLRYRSNLLGSDLRITNFGGGNTSSKLEQVDPLDGKTKQILWVKGSGGDLGSIKRAGFATLYLEKLLALEKAYRGVDLEDEMVEMYPLCTFGNNPVAASIDTPLHGFLPFAHVDHLHPDWGIALAASANGKIKMEEFNKEFGNMLVWLPWQRPGFELGMMLKKIVEETPGCDGVVLGGHGLFTWGETQRESYLNTITIIDQLGQFIERHGSVAGHKHFGGGQVKSREDRVAVALQVMPYLRGVVSRKQRWIGSFSDLPQVMEFVNSAQAEKLAHLGTSCPDHFIRTKIRPMFLKWNPAGDPTELKELIESSLETYRVEYAEYYKKHAVKDSPAVRDASPTVVLVPGVGMFSFGKNKTESRITGEFYVNAIGVMQGAGALGAGVDCKEISPQRASLPGTPDIPQAGPAASADQFTVHANYVALPLSEAFRIEYWKLEEAKIRRQPPEKELSRRVALVVGGGSGIGREVALLAAQRGAHLVVADRDVKGAEAVAEEVKAIAGREAVSWTSIDIRDRKTIRAALETTVKQFGGIDILINTAALFPSSPDGVISDAQWALTLEVNVTANYLLTDEAAKIFAEQGIDASVVLTSSANAVVAKRGSEAYDVSKAALSHLVRELAVSLSPKVRVNGISPATVVKGSTMFPRDRVIASLKKYKLPFEETDTDDGLRNELAQFYATRTLTHQPIDPKDCAEAIMFLAGPLARCTTGHLVPVDGGLTEAYLR; this is encoded by the coding sequence ATGACGGCACAGAGCGGCCTGAAGTTTTTGGAAGATCGTTGGGATGAGGCTGTTGCGGCGAAGCTGGATGCACCGGAGCTGCTGAGATACAGATCGAACCTGCTGGGCTCGGATCTGCGGATTACCAACTTCGGCGGGGGGAATACGAGCTCGAAGCTGGAGCAGGTCGATCCGCTGGATGGAAAGACGAAGCAGATTCTTTGGGTGAAGGGGAGTGGGGGCGATCTGGGGAGCATCAAGCGCGCGGGGTTTGCGACGCTGTACCTGGAAAAGCTGCTGGCGCTGGAGAAGGCGTATCGCGGGGTGGATCTCGAAGACGAGATGGTGGAGATGTATCCGCTGTGTACGTTTGGGAATAATCCTGTGGCGGCTTCGATTGATACGCCGCTGCATGGGTTTCTGCCGTTTGCGCATGTGGACCATCTGCATCCTGACTGGGGGATCGCGCTGGCGGCTTCGGCAAACGGGAAGATCAAGATGGAGGAGTTCAACAAGGAGTTTGGGAACATGCTGGTGTGGCTGCCGTGGCAGAGGCCTGGGTTCGAGCTGGGCATGATGTTGAAGAAGATCGTGGAGGAGACGCCGGGGTGCGATGGCGTGGTGCTGGGCGGGCATGGGCTGTTTACGTGGGGCGAGACGCAGCGCGAGAGCTACCTAAATACGATTACGATCATCGATCAGCTGGGGCAGTTTATTGAGCGGCATGGTTCGGTTGCGGGGCATAAGCACTTTGGCGGCGGGCAGGTGAAGAGTCGCGAAGACCGGGTTGCGGTTGCGCTGCAGGTGATGCCTTATCTGCGTGGGGTGGTGTCGCGGAAGCAGCGATGGATTGGGAGCTTTAGCGATCTGCCGCAGGTGATGGAGTTTGTGAACTCGGCGCAGGCGGAGAAGCTGGCGCACCTGGGGACGAGCTGCCCGGATCACTTTATTCGAACGAAGATTCGGCCGATGTTTCTCAAGTGGAATCCGGCGGGCGATCCGACGGAGTTGAAGGAGCTGATTGAGAGTTCGCTTGAGACGTATCGCGTGGAGTATGCGGAGTACTACAAGAAGCATGCGGTGAAGGATTCGCCTGCGGTGCGCGATGCGAGCCCTACGGTGGTACTGGTGCCGGGGGTGGGGATGTTCAGCTTTGGAAAGAATAAGACGGAGTCGCGGATTACCGGGGAGTTTTATGTCAATGCGATTGGTGTGATGCAGGGCGCGGGTGCTCTGGGCGCGGGAGTGGATTGTAAGGAGATTTCACCCCAGCGAGCAAGCTTGCCGGGGACCCCGGATATTCCGCAGGCGGGCCCGGCCGCCTCCGCGGATCAGTTTACAGTGCATGCGAACTATGTTGCGCTGCCTCTGAGTGAGGCGTTTCGGATTGAGTACTGGAAGCTGGAAGAGGCGAAGATTCGCAGACAGCCGCCGGAGAAGGAGCTGAGCCGGCGGGTTGCTCTTGTGGTTGGCGGTGGGAGTGGGATTGGGCGCGAGGTTGCGCTGCTTGCAGCTCAGCGTGGAGCGCATTTGGTGGTGGCCGATCGCGATGTGAAGGGCGCCGAGGCGGTTGCTGAGGAGGTAAAGGCGATTGCCGGGAGAGAGGCGGTCAGCTGGACGAGCATTGATATTCGCGACCGCAAGACGATTAGGGCTGCTCTTGAGACGACGGTGAAGCAGTTTGGTGGGATCGATATTTTGATCAACACGGCTGCGCTGTTTCCTTCGTCGCCGGATGGTGTGATCAGCGATGCGCAGTGGGCTTTGACGCTTGAGGTTAACGTCACGGCGAACTATCTGCTAACAGACGAGGCGGCGAAGATCTTTGCGGAGCAGGGGATCGACGCAAGCGTGGTGCTAACGAGTTCCGCGAATGCTGTGGTGGCGAAGCGTGGCAGCGAGGCTTACGACGTGAGTAAGGCGGCGTTGAGCCACCTGGTGCGAGAGCTGGCGGTTTCTCTGTCGCCGAAGGTGCGGGTAAATGGGATCAGTCCGGCTACAGTGGTGAAGGGGTCGACGATGTTTCCGCGTGATCGCGTGATCGCTTCGCTGAAGAAGTACAAGCTGCCGTTTGAAGAGACGGATACGGATGATGGACTGCGGAATGAGCTAGCGCAGTTTTATGCGACGCGAACGTTGACGCATCAGCCGATTGATCCGAAGGATTGTGCGGAGGCGATTATGTTCCTTGCGGGGCCTCTGGCTCGATGCACGACGGGACATCTGGTTCCGGTGGATGGTGGTTTGACGGAAGCGTATCTGCGATAA
- a CDS encoding RNB domain-containing ribonuclease translates to MSTHTFDLVGSASAEMVREGFHTDFPEGSDAQVAAIRSAAGAKTDADVRDLRGLLWSSIDNDTSRDLDQIEVAERVDGGVRVMVGVADVSASVLKDTPLDRHAAEQTQTVYTAVRNFSMLPTELSTDLTSLNEDEDRMAVVVEFVVDSEGKVQDTAIYRAQVRNKAQLAYSHVGPWLEGKAGPDAKVAASVDLQAQLRLQDEAAQALRAQRVKMGALEFNRVEADPVVVDGKVESIGTAFHNRASDLIEELMIATNETMARMLREAKRSSIRRVVRSPERWARIVELVGRHGTVLPAQPDSGALNAFLQAQRESDAVHYPDLSLAIIKLMGPGEYVLAKGDDDAEQPGHFGLAAQDYAHSTAPNRRFVDLVTQRVVKAMLAGEAAPYTDEELAAIATHCNERESAGRKVERTMLKRVAAVGLAGSVGKTFHGVITGANDKGTYVRVFDPPVEGKVVRGAQGLDVGDMVDVTLLHTDPQHAFIDFGRG, encoded by the coding sequence ATGTCTACCCATACTTTTGACCTGGTTGGTTCTGCCTCCGCTGAGATGGTTCGCGAGGGTTTTCATACCGACTTTCCTGAAGGCAGTGACGCGCAGGTGGCGGCGATTCGTTCGGCTGCCGGAGCGAAGACCGACGCGGATGTTCGCGACCTGCGGGGGCTGTTGTGGTCTTCGATCGATAATGACACTTCGCGGGATCTGGACCAGATTGAGGTGGCCGAGCGCGTGGACGGTGGGGTGCGCGTCATGGTGGGGGTGGCCGACGTTTCGGCTTCGGTGCTGAAGGATACTCCGCTGGATCGTCATGCGGCGGAGCAGACGCAGACGGTTTATACGGCGGTGCGAAACTTTTCCATGCTGCCGACGGAGCTTTCCACGGATCTGACCTCGTTGAATGAAGACGAGGATCGGATGGCGGTGGTGGTTGAGTTTGTGGTGGATAGTGAAGGGAAGGTGCAGGACACTGCCATCTACAGGGCGCAGGTTCGGAACAAGGCGCAGCTTGCTTACAGCCATGTGGGGCCGTGGCTTGAAGGGAAGGCGGGGCCGGATGCGAAGGTGGCTGCTTCGGTTGATCTACAAGCGCAGCTGCGGCTGCAGGATGAGGCGGCCCAGGCGCTGCGGGCTCAGCGGGTGAAGATGGGTGCGCTGGAGTTCAACCGGGTGGAGGCCGATCCGGTGGTAGTGGATGGCAAGGTGGAGTCGATTGGGACGGCGTTTCATAATCGTGCGAGCGATTTGATTGAGGAGTTGATGATCGCTACGAACGAGACGATGGCGCGGATGCTACGGGAGGCGAAGCGGTCGTCGATTCGGAGGGTGGTGCGGTCGCCGGAGCGGTGGGCGCGGATTGTGGAGCTGGTGGGGCGGCATGGGACGGTGCTGCCGGCTCAGCCTGACTCGGGCGCGCTGAATGCGTTTTTGCAGGCACAGAGGGAGTCGGATGCGGTGCACTATCCGGATCTGTCGCTGGCGATCATCAAGCTGATGGGGCCGGGGGAGTATGTTCTGGCCAAGGGCGATGATGATGCGGAGCAGCCGGGGCACTTCGGGCTGGCGGCGCAGGACTATGCGCACTCGACTGCGCCGAACCGGCGGTTCGTCGATCTGGTGACGCAGCGAGTGGTGAAGGCGATGCTGGCGGGCGAGGCTGCTCCTTACACCGATGAGGAGCTTGCCGCGATTGCGACACACTGCAACGAGAGAGAGTCGGCTGGGCGCAAGGTGGAACGGACGATGTTGAAGCGAGTGGCGGCGGTGGGGCTCGCCGGAAGCGTGGGGAAGACCTTCCATGGAGTGATTACCGGGGCGAACGATAAGGGGACGTATGTGCGGGTGTTTGATCCTCCGGTGGAGGGCAAGGTGGTGCGGGGCGCGCAGGGGCTGGATGTGGGGGATATGGTGGATGTGACGCTGCTGCATACCGATCCGCAACATGCGTTTATCGACTTTGGACGTGGGTGA
- a CDS encoding rhamnulokinase, with protein sequence MRRTPDMALVPQIPLDTRALVAVDLGAESCRVSLLRWVARRPVITLVHRFANAPRETDGGLRWDLGMIEAGLEHGLRLCAEMAVEGVRSIAVDGWAVDYVRVDGNGSALADPFCYRDERTIEAEKMLYEEITPERLRECTGVQLLRINTLYQLYADRLQGLPAGSQWMNLPEYILSRWGGARVAEFTNATHSQMVDLHGRRWCEEIFQAAELNVALAPKLVPPGTEVGRLRGELAKLAAFRDTVLIAPACHDTASAIAGITAVGEDWAYLSSGTWSLVGTVLAEPRNDAAVAAENFTNLGAVGGRVCFHKNVNGMWLIRQCLQEWAAEGREWSVPELVAAAEKVAKPEGLLNVDDADLLLAGGMLQRINAQRLRRGLKALEEGAENAPAFASLIFHSLAARYAEVLERVAFHSGKKLKRLFVVGGGSQNDFLNRLTQEATGLELFRGAAESSTVGNFAVQLAVLEGSRDEVTGADAEQVSGWAGRLALALEQAITKG encoded by the coding sequence ATGAGACGGACGCCAGATATGGCGCTGGTTCCGCAAATTCCATTGGATACGCGGGCTTTGGTGGCGGTGGACCTGGGGGCAGAGAGTTGCCGGGTTTCGCTGCTGCGATGGGTGGCGAGACGGCCGGTGATTACGCTGGTGCATCGGTTTGCCAACGCTCCGCGTGAGACAGATGGCGGGCTGCGGTGGGATTTAGGCATGATCGAAGCTGGGTTGGAGCATGGGCTTCGACTCTGTGCGGAGATGGCAGTGGAGGGCGTGCGCTCAATCGCAGTGGATGGCTGGGCTGTGGACTATGTGCGCGTGGATGGGAATGGGAGCGCTCTGGCTGATCCGTTTTGCTATCGCGATGAGAGGACGATTGAGGCGGAGAAGATGCTGTACGAGGAGATAACGCCTGAGCGGCTGCGCGAGTGTACGGGTGTGCAGTTGCTGCGTATCAACACGCTGTATCAGCTGTATGCGGACCGGTTGCAGGGACTGCCTGCGGGTAGTCAGTGGATGAATCTGCCGGAGTATATTCTGTCGCGCTGGGGCGGGGCTCGGGTGGCGGAGTTCACGAATGCGACTCACTCGCAGATGGTGGATTTGCATGGGCGGCGTTGGTGTGAGGAGATCTTTCAGGCTGCGGAGCTGAATGTTGCACTTGCGCCCAAGCTGGTTCCACCGGGGACTGAGGTTGGGAGGTTGCGTGGTGAGTTGGCGAAGCTGGCGGCGTTTCGCGATACGGTGTTGATCGCTCCGGCCTGTCATGACACGGCTTCGGCGATTGCGGGGATCACTGCGGTGGGGGAGGACTGGGCTTACCTCAGCTCGGGGACTTGGTCGCTGGTGGGGACGGTGCTAGCGGAGCCGAGGAATGATGCGGCTGTCGCGGCGGAGAACTTCACGAATCTTGGAGCGGTGGGGGGGAGAGTCTGTTTTCATAAGAATGTGAATGGGATGTGGTTGATCCGGCAGTGTCTGCAGGAGTGGGCGGCGGAGGGCAGGGAGTGGAGTGTGCCGGAGTTGGTGGCAGCGGCGGAGAAGGTGGCGAAGCCGGAGGGGCTGCTGAATGTGGATGATGCCGATCTGCTGTTGGCGGGTGGGATGCTGCAGAGGATTAATGCTCAACGGTTGAGGAGGGGGCTAAAGGCTTTGGAGGAAGGTGCGGAGAATGCTCCCGCGTTTGCGAGTCTGATCTTTCATAGCCTGGCGGCTCGGTATGCGGAGGTGCTGGAGCGCGTGGCGTTTCATAGCGGGAAGAAGTTGAAGCGATTGTTTGTGGTGGGTGGTGGGAGCCAGAATGATTTTCTGAACCGGCTGACGCAGGAGGCTACGGGGCTGGAGCTGTTTCGCGGCGCGGCGGAGAGCTCGACGGTGGGGAACTTTGCGGTGCAGCTGGCGGTGCTGGAGGGTAGCCGGGATGAGGTGACCGGCGCGGATGCAGAGCAGGTGTCAGGATGGGCGGGGCGGTTGGCGCTGGCACTGGAGCAGGCGATTACGAAGGGTTAG
- a CDS encoding radical SAM protein, giving the protein MKKSEVLHAWARILGGRAPSLSIEITKECPLRCPGCYAFDTAHLGGATQLRELSDYKGDELVQRILDLLDKEKPLHVSLVGGDPLVRHRELELLLPQIEARGIHTQIVTSAFRVIPPEWKRFKKLNVVVSIDGLQPEHDERRKPATYERILKNIQGARVTVHCTITAQIADRPGYLDQFLQFWSSQTPVAKVWFSLFTPQRGATDPEILTSSQRVAVIAELHQLRNKYPVLDMPDIVIQEISSPPKSPEECIFARTTMTVSADLSTKITPCQFGGNPDCEQCGCIASMGLAAVGHHRVVGPLTAGHLFLASAKIGKAWRNLQSPQSPRRIIQIKRSPFEIL; this is encoded by the coding sequence ATGAAGAAATCAGAAGTCCTTCACGCGTGGGCTAGAATCCTCGGCGGCCGCGCTCCCTCCCTGTCCATCGAAATTACGAAGGAGTGCCCTCTGCGTTGCCCAGGATGCTACGCCTTCGATACGGCACATCTAGGCGGAGCAACCCAGCTGCGCGAACTCTCCGACTACAAAGGCGACGAGCTCGTCCAACGAATACTCGACCTGCTCGACAAAGAGAAGCCCCTTCACGTCTCTCTCGTCGGCGGCGACCCCTTAGTCCGGCATCGCGAACTCGAACTTCTCCTCCCGCAGATCGAAGCTCGCGGGATCCACACTCAAATCGTCACCAGCGCCTTCCGAGTCATCCCCCCCGAGTGGAAGCGCTTCAAAAAGCTCAACGTTGTCGTTTCCATCGACGGACTTCAACCCGAGCACGACGAACGTCGCAAGCCAGCCACCTACGAGCGCATTCTGAAGAACATCCAGGGCGCCAGAGTTACTGTCCACTGCACCATCACTGCGCAGATAGCCGACCGTCCCGGATACCTCGATCAGTTCCTTCAGTTCTGGAGCAGCCAGACTCCAGTGGCCAAAGTCTGGTTCAGTCTGTTTACCCCGCAGCGTGGTGCCACCGATCCGGAGATTCTCACCTCGTCCCAGCGAGTCGCTGTCATCGCCGAGCTCCACCAGCTCCGAAACAAATATCCGGTACTCGATATGCCGGACATTGTCATCCAAGAAATCTCCTCTCCACCAAAGTCCCCCGAAGAGTGTATCTTCGCTCGAACAACTATGACTGTCTCCGCCGACCTTTCAACCAAAATTACACCCTGCCAGTTTGGTGGAAACCCCGACTGCGAACAGTGTGGATGCATCGCCTCCATGGGCCTGGCGGCAGTCGGCCATCATCGCGTCGTCGGTCCGCTCACCGCTGGCCATCTCTTCCTGGCCTCCGCCAAAATCGGAAAAGCTTGGAGAAATCTGCAAAGCCCTCAATCCCCAAGAAGGATCATCCAAATAAAAAGATCTCCATTCGAAATCCTGTGA
- a CDS encoding substrate-binding domain-containing protein gives MAVRKTSKRLYLIPVLSKALDILELLQAENQPMTLESIHRQTRISKTTVYRVLKTFVHRGYLSQSPDGTYRQVTRPKKMRFGFGGQSADMPFSVEVTESLKDAAAAAGVDLLILDNRYDAATALRNAEEFVSSKVDLVIEFQVEQEVAPMIGDKIAGAKIPLIAIDIPHPHATYFGVDNYRVGIEAGETLGAHAIAIWDGKVDWVIGLDLAEAGQLVQSRITGAFEGVRSGHPELPVEVFVRIDGRGMRDRSKKLISDFLQRHPKDKHILIAAATDSSALGAVDAVREQRREKHVAIVGQDCIAEAMQEMRRDKSPLIGSVSHEASSYGPSLIHLGLSLLRGQTVPPYNYVAHKMVTRDSLGGV, from the coding sequence ATGGCGGTACGAAAGACCTCGAAACGACTTTATCTGATTCCTGTGCTGTCGAAGGCGCTGGATATTCTGGAGCTGCTGCAGGCGGAGAACCAGCCGATGACACTGGAGTCGATCCATCGGCAGACGCGAATCTCGAAGACGACGGTGTACCGGGTGTTGAAGACGTTTGTTCACCGGGGATATCTTTCGCAGTCTCCCGATGGGACGTACCGGCAGGTGACGCGGCCGAAGAAGATGCGGTTTGGCTTCGGCGGGCAGAGCGCGGATATGCCGTTTTCGGTGGAGGTGACCGAGAGCTTGAAGGATGCAGCGGCGGCGGCGGGGGTCGATCTACTGATTCTGGATAATCGCTATGACGCGGCGACTGCGTTGCGGAATGCGGAGGAGTTTGTTTCAAGCAAGGTGGATCTGGTGATCGAGTTTCAGGTGGAGCAGGAGGTTGCTCCGATGATCGGGGATAAGATTGCGGGGGCGAAGATTCCGCTGATTGCTATTGATATTCCACATCCTCATGCGACTTACTTCGGAGTGGATAACTATCGGGTGGGGATTGAAGCTGGGGAGACGCTAGGAGCGCATGCGATTGCCATCTGGGACGGGAAGGTGGATTGGGTGATCGGGCTGGATCTGGCGGAGGCTGGGCAACTGGTGCAGAGCCGGATTACTGGTGCGTTTGAAGGGGTGAGGAGCGGACATCCGGAGTTGCCGGTGGAGGTGTTTGTGCGGATCGACGGGCGAGGGATGCGCGACCGGAGCAAGAAGTTGATCTCGGATTTTCTACAGCGGCATCCGAAGGACAAGCACATTCTGATTGCGGCGGCTACGGACTCAAGTGCGTTGGGCGCGGTGGATGCGGTGCGGGAGCAGAGACGCGAGAAGCATGTGGCGATTGTGGGGCAGGATTGCATTGCGGAGGCGATGCAGGAGATGCGGAGGGACAAGTCGCCGCTGATCGGGTCGGTGTCGCATGAGGCGAGCTCGTATGGGCCGAGTCTGATTCATCTTGGACTGTCGCTGCTGCGGGGGCAGACGGTGCCACCTTACAACTATGTGGCTCATAAGATGGTGACCCGGGATTCGCTCGGCGGGGTTTGA
- a CDS encoding class II aldolase/adducin family protein: MIEECIGRPEVELRRELVQFGRWLSRLGFMPGTSGNLSVRLDQERLLVTPTGMSKYLMRSSDMVIVDLEGRQLAGSRKVTSELSMHLAVYQMRADIEAVVHSHPPIATAFACAGRALDEMLCQEAVMTLGSVPLAQYATTGTDEVAASLRPFIPHHTAILMANHGAVAYGPTLTDAFLKMETVEHLAHIRLVAHQLGSLQTLSDHQLDDLLRARQKYIRNAT, translated from the coding sequence ATGATCGAAGAATGTATTGGCCGGCCCGAAGTCGAACTAAGGCGCGAACTCGTGCAGTTCGGCCGATGGCTCTCTCGACTCGGCTTTATGCCCGGCACCTCCGGAAACCTCTCCGTCAGGCTCGATCAGGAGCGCCTGCTGGTCACACCCACCGGCATGAGCAAGTACCTCATGCGCTCCTCCGACATGGTCATCGTCGACCTCGAAGGACGCCAGCTCGCAGGCTCAAGAAAGGTCACCAGCGAACTCAGCATGCACCTCGCCGTCTACCAGATGAGAGCCGACATCGAGGCCGTCGTCCACTCCCATCCCCCCATTGCTACCGCCTTTGCCTGCGCAGGCCGCGCCCTCGACGAGATGCTCTGCCAGGAGGCCGTCATGACCCTCGGCTCAGTCCCCCTGGCCCAGTACGCCACCACCGGCACCGACGAGGTCGCAGCCAGCCTCAGGCCCTTCATTCCCCATCACACCGCCATCCTTATGGCCAATCACGGCGCCGTAGCCTATGGACCCACGCTCACGGACGCCTTCCTCAAGATGGAGACCGTCGAGCACCTCGCCCACATCCGCCTCGTCGCCCACCAGCTAGGCTCCTTGCAAACCCTCAGCGACCATCAACTGGACGACCTACTCCGCGCAAGACAAAAGTACATTCGCAACGCAACTTAG
- a CDS encoding LutC/YkgG family protein: METDLVTNSRVGVLRRVRAATGRASDGVAARVGWDGIAREYRRRGTLEREGVLALLEDRLRDYDARVFRVVGEDVGQSVAERLVERGVRRMVVPVGLPAAWMSASAAVEYVVDEGLSSEELDGVDGVMTGATLAIAETGTFVLQGVAGQGRRAATLVPDYHLCVVRAEDVVETVPEAMGRLQGTAGLATTFVSGPSATADIEMTRIKGVHGPQFLDVLLIV, from the coding sequence ATGGAAACTGATTTGGTTACAAATTCGCGGGTGGGGGTGTTGCGCAGGGTGAGGGCGGCTACAGGTAGAGCGTCAGATGGAGTTGCGGCTCGGGTTGGGTGGGATGGGATTGCACGAGAGTATCGGCGGAGGGGGACGCTGGAGCGCGAGGGGGTGCTGGCGCTGCTGGAGGATCGGCTGCGGGACTATGATGCGCGGGTGTTTCGGGTTGTGGGTGAGGACGTAGGGCAGAGTGTCGCGGAGCGGCTGGTGGAGCGGGGAGTTCGGCGGATGGTGGTGCCGGTGGGGTTGCCGGCTGCGTGGATGTCTGCTTCGGCTGCGGTGGAGTATGTGGTGGATGAGGGGTTGTCCTCGGAGGAGTTGGATGGTGTCGATGGGGTGATGACGGGGGCGACGCTGGCGATTGCGGAGACGGGGACGTTCGTGCTGCAGGGTGTGGCGGGGCAGGGAAGACGGGCGGCGACGCTGGTGCCCGACTATCACCTGTGCGTGGTGAGGGCGGAGGATGTAGTGGAGACGGTGCCGGAGGCAATGGGGCGTCTGCAGGGGACGGCTGGACTTGCGACTACGTTTGTTTCGGGGCCGTCTGCGACGGCGGATATCGAGATGACACGGATCAAGGGGGTGCATGGGCCGCAATTTCTGGATGTACTTCTAATTGTTTGA